The Syntrophorhabdaceae bacterium sequence CATATTTCCGGCCGAGATAGAGGATGTCCTGCGCAAGAATCCGAAGATCCAGGATGTTGCAGTCATCGGGTATCCGCATCCGAGGTTAGTGGAGATCACCATGGCGATCGTCCAGTTGAAGCAGGGAGAGGCGATGAAGGAGGAAGAGGTTATCGAGTTCTGCAAAGAGAAGGGGCTCGCAAAATATAAATGGCCTGAGAAGATAGTCTATGCGGATATTCCACGGAACCCGGCAGGAAAGATAGAGAAACCAAAATTAAGAGAGTTGTATGTAAAACCTGCAAAAGAGGGGATAGGGAAGTAACGTATTGGATAGGAATCCTGATTTCTTTAAGGTCGCCGTCCAGTCTAGTACTTTTTGTCTATTTTAAGGTAAAAGTTCCCAAAAAAACTGTTGCTATATACACAATAAATAAGTTAAATTTACGGCATGTGAATTTTTTAATTTTCAATAAATCAGGAGGGAAGTATGGATATAAAGAAGATCGGGGTTTTGGGCGCCGGTACTATGGGCAACGGGATTGCACAGGTAGCCGCACAGGCCGGCTACGATGTCGTGATGCGGGATATTGAAGACAGGTTCGTTGAGGGCGGTTTAAAAAATATCGACAAATTCCTCTCAAAATCCGTTGAAAAAGGCAAGATGAAGGCGGAAGACAAGAGCGCCATCATGGGAAGGATCAAGGGCACCACAAAAATGGAAGACATGAAAGATGTCGATTTCGTCGTTGAGGTCGTCCTTGAGGTAATGGACATAAAGAAAAAGGTCTTTGCAGAACTTGACGAGGTCACAAGAAAAGACGTGATTCTTGCATCGAACACCTCTTCCATGTCTCTTACGGAGATCGCGACAGCCACAAAAAGGCCCGACAAGGTTGTTGGCATGCACTTCTTCAATCCTGTTCCATTGATGAAACTCGTTGAGGTTATCAGGGGCATGAAGACAAACGATGAGGCCGTTGCCACAACGATCGACCTTACCAGAAAACTTGGCAAAGAACCCGTTGAAGTGCGCGTGGACATCCCCGGATTTCTCGTAAACAGATTGATGGTCCCCCATCTCCTCGAGGCAATAAAGCTCTATGAACAGGGCGTCGCTTCCATAGAAGACATCGACAAGGCAGCGAAACTCGGGTTGAACTATCCCATGGGTCCTTTCGAGCTGATGGACCTCACAGGTCTCGATATTAACGTCCATGTAGCGCAATACTTCTATGACAATCTGCCGAAAGAGTTGAAATGGGATCCGCCGTTTGCGCTTAGGAACCTTGTAAAAGCAGGTATCCTGGGAAGAAAATCAGGCAAAGGCTGGTACGATTATTCAAAATAACGGAGGCACAAGGAGGCTTGTATGGCCTATGAGACTTTGATCGTTGAAAAGGAAGCACCCATAGGGATCATCAAACTGAACAGACCCCCTGTGAACCCGTTGAGCGTACAACTCTATCACGAGCTTTACGATGCTGTCTGCGAATTTGAGAATGATGACGCGATCGGCGCGATCATCATCACGGGGAATGGCGATAAGGCCTTTGCGGCAGGTCTCGATATCAAGGATGTCATGGGAAAAACTGCCGTGGAAACGCTCGATTTCCTCTGGACAGCCCCACGGAAGGCCTTTGATAAACTGACAGGTATCGGGAAACCCACGATCGCAGCAGTTTTCGGGCTTGCGCTCGGCGGCGGGTGTGAGGTTGCCCTCTGCTGTGACCTTCGGATCGCCTCTGAGGACACCGTCATCGGCCTGCCTGAGATCGGCCTCGGCATCATGCCTGGATCAGGCGCGACACAGCGCCTGCCGAGGCTTATAGGGGTGGCAAAGGCAAAAGAGATGATCTATACGGGCGATACTATCAATGCCGCGGAGGCATACCGGATCGGCCTTGTGAACAAGGTCGTACCGAAAGACAAGCTGATGGAAGAAGCAAGGGCAATGGCAAAGAAGCTGGCATCCAAACCAAAGGCGGCCTTCGCCCTCATAAAGAGGTGTATCGACAACGGGCTCAACATGGACCTTGCGTCCGGTCTTACGATGGAGATGGATTCCTTTTCTATAGCGTTCACCTCTGAAGACGGGAGGGAAGGAATAAACGCCTTTGTTGAGAAGAGAAAACCCAACTATAAGGGTAAGTAGGAAAAAGGTGTTTGGCACTCAGTGACGAGTGATCAGCCTTCGTACAAAAGATCAACGATACGATAAAGCTGATGTCTGATAACTGATAGCTGATAGCTGAATTTAACTTCAAGGAGGATTGTATGGCAAGAAATGCAGTAATATTGGCAGGCGGCCAATGTAAATGGGGCGTTCGGGAAGCCCACCTGGTGGATCTCTTCCAGGAAGCAGCCAAGGCGTGCTTCGATGATATCCCGACTTTAAAACCCAAAGACGTAGATGGGCTGATCGTTGCTTCATCATATGCCGGAAGGTGCTCTTTCCAGGTAAACACTGCGCCGGTTATTGCTGAAAGAGTTGGTGTAAAACCCACTTCAATCTGCACGCGGTGTGATACCCTGTGCGCAGGTGGTTCCACGGGAATAATCCTGGCGATGGGTCTGGTACAGGCAGGCGCGGCTGATATCGTGATGGTCGCTGGCGGTGAAAAGCTTTACACACCTCAGAAATGGGAGGTCTTCTACAGCGAGCTCGCTTCTGTTGATCATGACT is a genomic window containing:
- a CDS encoding enoyl-CoA hydratase-related protein gives rise to the protein MAYETLIVEKEAPIGIIKLNRPPVNPLSVQLYHELYDAVCEFENDDAIGAIIITGNGDKAFAAGLDIKDVMGKTAVETLDFLWTAPRKAFDKLTGIGKPTIAAVFGLALGGGCEVALCCDLRIASEDTVIGLPEIGLGIMPGSGATQRLPRLIGVAKAKEMIYTGDTINAAEAYRIGLVNKVVPKDKLMEEARAMAKKLASKPKAAFALIKRCIDNGLNMDLASGLTMEMDSFSIAFTSEDGREGINAFVEKRKPNYKGK
- a CDS encoding 3-hydroxyacyl-CoA dehydrogenase NAD-binding domain-containing protein, whose product is MDIKKIGVLGAGTMGNGIAQVAAQAGYDVVMRDIEDRFVEGGLKNIDKFLSKSVEKGKMKAEDKSAIMGRIKGTTKMEDMKDVDFVVEVVLEVMDIKKKVFAELDEVTRKDVILASNTSSMSLTEIATATKRPDKVVGMHFFNPVPLMKLVEVIRGMKTNDEAVATTIDLTRKLGKEPVEVRVDIPGFLVNRLMVPHLLEAIKLYEQGVASIEDIDKAAKLGLNYPMGPFELMDLTGLDINVHVAQYFYDNLPKELKWDPPFALRNLVKAGILGRKSGKGWYDYSK